GCAAAGGAGGAATGCCGCGCTATGACGAACAAATCACGGAATCGGGACAAATTGGCGATGATCCCTTCCGTCATGCCGTCACATAAGTAACGCAAATCCTCGTCACCGCTCATGTTGGTTATCGGGAGGATGGCAATAGAAGGACGCGCAGGCAATGAAAGCTTCTTAGGCTTCCGAGAGTAAGATCGCACCGTTTGGGCGCTCGGCTTTTCGGGCCAGATCCGATAAATCTCTACAGGCTCTGAGATGTTCTTTAGCGTCTGGGCACCACCGTATTCGTACTCGAGCGGAAGCTTGTCTCTGACCTGCTCATACATGTTTCTGGAGATGCACACGCTGCCCGCCTCGGCGAGCTGCTCCAACCTGGCTGCGATATTGACGCCCTCGCCATGCAGATCATTTCCGCTCACGATGACGTCGCCCAAATTGATACCGATGCGGAACTCGATGCTTCGAACATCGGGACCGTCGACATAGCGCGCCGCCATCGCGCGCTGAATATCCACTCCGCACCGCACCGCATCGACGGCGCTAGGGAACTCAGCAAACAGGCCATCGCCCATAGTCCGTACGACCCGGCCGTTGCAGTTGGCTATCGTTGGCGCAATCAGGTTTTGAAAGTGGTGCTGAAGGGTCTCAACCGTCGCGGTTTCATCGTCGCTGATCAGGCGGCTGTAACCGCGGACGTCAGCGAACAGTATTGCGGCAAGTTTCCTGACCGTGCCGGTGGATTTGGGGCTCGGCCTTTCGGGCATTTCTTTCTCACCCATGGCCTGAACATCTCTATTTCAGCTCGACGCACGTGCGCTTGGTTTAAGCTCATAATTCCGAACTCTTTAGGGTATAACAAACTCCGGCCATGTTGCATCCGAGTAAAACCCACGTGACCAACCCGGTGCTACTTTCGGATCCGGTGAATGGTTCAACAACAGAGCGTTCTGTGGATCGAACGCGAATTCGATGTTATGCGGGAACGGTTCTTTATCTGTGGCTTTACTTTTTACGTCCCCAGTACGGTTCATGATGGTCCGGCCCTCTTTCTTGCCCAACCGATGATCGTCCACGGGATGTATCAGGCCGAAGGCATGCCCCGC
The Gammaproteobacteria bacterium genome window above contains:
- a CDS encoding guanylyl cyclase is translated as MGEKEMPERPSPKSTGTVRKLAAILFADVRGYSRLISDDETATVETLQHHFQNLIAPTIANCNGRVVRTMGDGLFAEFPSAVDAVRCGVDIQRAMAARYVDGPDVRSIEFRIGINLGDVIVSGNDLHGEGVNIAARLEQLAEAGSVCISRNMYEQVRDKLPLEYEYGGAQTLKNISEPVEIYRIWPEKPSAQTVRSYSRKPKKLSLPARPSIAILPITNMSGDEDLRYLCDGMTEGIIANLSRFRDLFVIARHSSFAYQDTQMRITEIAKELGVRYLLEGSILKIGEKIRMIAQ